A part of Capsicum annuum cultivar UCD-10X-F1 chromosome 6, UCD10Xv1.1, whole genome shotgun sequence genomic DNA contains:
- the LOC107875630 gene encoding non-structural maintenance of chromosomes element 3 homolog codes for MSSSAEDFSQFGISVEEKDKLVAEVVRYVLFKTEQSSGCPIKREELTQLITGKNYRQRNLPAFVINEAKSKLSSIFGFEVRELQRTRSSATQNSRSSQQVAADAKSYILRSQLPADVYTACVEDKKKSHVTALAFVVTSIVRLAGGKINEENLWPHLRRLGLSETDESHPVHGNVKLALEAIVQQRYLHKEKVNGPEGNATFYELAERALDGPVDDGMKQHISKIVNKDIASVDTD; via the exons ATGTCTAGTTCTGCAGAAGATTTTTCTCAATTTGGTATTTCCGTAGAG GAAAAAGACAAGCTTGTAGCAGAGGTGGTTCGCTATGTATTATTTAAGACTGAACAGAGTTCAGGTTGCCCAATTAAGAGGGAGGAGCTAACACAGTTGATCACTGGCAAGAATTATCGTCAAAGAAATCTTCCTGCTTTTGTCATAAATGAGGCGAAATCGAAACTTTCCTCCATTTTTGGCTTTGAAGTGAGGGAACTTCAAAGAACCCGCTCTTCTGCTACTCAAAACTCTCGCTCATCCCAACAAG TGGCAGCTGATGCAAAGTCATATATTCTTAGAAGTCAGCTACCCGCAGATGTATACACGGCATGTGTGGAGGATAAAAAGAAGTCACATGTCACAGCTCTTGCTTTTGTCGTTACTAGCATTGTTCGTCTTGCTGGAGGCAAAATTAATGAAG AAAATCTTTGGCCTCATTTGAGACGGCTGGGATTGTCTGAAACTGATGAAAGTCATCCTGTTCATGGAAATGTCAAACTAGCGTTGGAAGCAATTGTTCAACAAAG ATACTTGCACAAAGAAAAAGTTAATGGTCCAGAAGGTAATGCAACTTTTTATGAACTTGCTGAGAGGGCACTAGATGGGCCAGTGGATGATGGAATGAAACAGCATATATCAAAG ATTGTGAACAAAGATATTGCCTCGGTGGACACTGATTAG
- the LOC107875629 gene encoding putative phospholipid:diacylglycerol acyltransferase 2: MGFFHFLKAEVSRAFQVNLSAIFNYIDCKVRIFGSILQFLEPVKSCSYESTKPHVDKNQENAVSAYEEVSKKLKYKKIKRQQPKEWRCIDNCFWIIGYLCTTWWLLLFLCNFLPGVKVPISPGSRLKNEGLNAHHPVVLVPGIVTGGLELWEGKPCSKGLFRKRLWGFSFAEIFKRPLCWLEHLSLDNETGLDPPGIRVRAVAGLVAADYFAPGYFVWAILIENLAKIGYEQKNMYMASYDWRLSFQNTEIRDQSLSRLKRKIELLYVTNGYKKVVVVPHSMGVTYFLHFLKWVEASPPVGGGGGPGWCAKHIKAIMNIGPAFLGVPKAVANILSAEGKDVAFIRAMAPGLLDSETFGFQTLQHVMRVFRTWDSVVSLLPKGGETIWGDLNRSPEEENVCYSAKNKYLRSFSKENDGNNTDPRRSIQVKELVKYGRLISFGKTASEIPSSQLSFVDPKKFVHEYAPVSSTSCEELLTEYDEMSRENIKRVTENKAYTARTLIHLLRFVAPKAMQRAEAHFSHGLAENLEDPKYSHYKYWSNPLETMLPDAPEMEIFCSYGVGMPTERSYVYKMSPSDRCKSIPLQIDTSADGSHNGCLSGGVYFVDGDDSVPVLSAGFMCAKGWRGKTRFNPSGIASYVREYQHKPPSSLLEGRGTESGTHVDILGNFALIEDVLRVAAGASGTELGGDRIYSGIIEMSEQIDIQL; the protein is encoded by the exons ATGGGTTTTTTCCATTTCTTGAAAGCTGAGGTTAGTAGAGCATTTCAAGTGAATTTGAGTGCTATTTTTAACTACATAGATTGTAAAGTTAGAATCTTTGGTTCAATTCTTCAGTTTCTTGAACCAGTAAAGAGTTGTTCATATGAATCCACCAAACCCCAtgttgataaaaatcaagaaaatgctGTTTCTGCTTATGAAGAGGTTAGCAAGAAgctaaaatacaagaaaataaagagGCAGCAGCCTAAGGAATGGAGGTGTATAGATAACtgtttttggataattggataCTTGTGCACAACTTGGTGGCTGCTTTTATTTCTATGCAATTTCTTGCCAGGAGTTAAAGTGCCTATATCACCTGGAAGTAGGCTAAAAAATGAAGGGTTAAATGCTCATCATCCTGTTGTTTTGGTGCCTGGGATTGTAACTGGTGGTCTTGAACTTTGGGAGGGCAAGCCTTGTTCTAAAGGATTATTTCGTAAGAGACTTTGGGGCTTTAGCTTTGCTGAAATATTCAAGAG GCCATTATGTTGGTTGGAGCACCTATCTTTGGATAATGAAACAGGGCTTGATCCACCGGGGATTCGAGTGCGTGCAGTTGCAGGATTAGTTGCAGCTGATTATTTTGCTCCTGGTTATTTTGTTTGGGCTATTCTTATTGAAAATTTGGCAAAGATTGGATATGAACAGAAGAATATGTACATGGCTTCTTATGACTGGCGGCTATCCTTCCAAAATACAGAG ATCAGAGACCAATCTTTGAGCAGACTAAAGAGAAAAATTGAGCTTTTGTATGTAACAAATGGTTACAAGAAAGTGGTGGTAGTGCCTCACTCGATGGGCGTTACCTATTTCCTCCACTTCCTTAAATGGGTTGAAGCATCTCCTCCTGTTGGAGGGGGTGGTGGACCAGGTTGGTGTGCCAAGCACATCAAAGCAATCATGAATATCGGTCCGGCATTTCTTGGAGTTCCAAAGGCTGTTGCTAATATATTGTCTGCTGAGGGAAAAGATGTTGCGTTTATCAG AGCCATGGCTCCTGGTCTGTTAGACTCTGAGACCTTCGGCTTTCAGACCCTTCAACATGTTATGAGGGTATTTCGAACATGGGACTCAGTCGTTTCATTGCTACCCAAAGGAGGAGAGACAATCTGGGGCGACCTGAATAGGTCTCCGGAAGAAGAAAATGTATGTTATTCAGCAAAAAACAAATACCTGCGTTCCTTTTCAAAGGAGAACGACGGAAATAATACTGACCCTCGGAGGAGTATCCAGGTAAAAGAGCTGGTGAAATATGGAAGATTAATATCATTTGGGAAGACAGCGTCCGAGATACCTTCTTCAcagctctcttttgttgatccaAAG AAATTTGTGCATGAGTATGCGCCTGTTTCCAGCACATCGTGTGAAGAGTTGTTGACAGAGTATGATGAGATGAGTCGAGAGAACATCAAGAGAGTGACTGAAAACAAAGCCTACACGGCAAGAACTCTAATACATCTCCTCAGGTTTGTAGCACCAAAAGCGATGCAGCGTGCTGAGGCACACTTCTCCCATGGATTAGCAGAGAACTTGGAAGATCCAAAATATAGTCATTACAAGTACTGGTCAAATCCACTTGAAACCAT GTTGCCAGATGCTCCTGAGATGGAGATTTTCTGTTCATATGGAGTGGGAATGCCCACGGAAAGATCGTATGTCTACAAGATGTCACCTTCTGACAGATGCAAGAGCATTCCTCTTCAAATTGATACCTCTGCAGACGGAAGCCATAATGGCTGCTTGAGTGGTGGAGTATACTTTGTCGATGGCGATGATAGCGTACCAGTCTTAAGTGCTGGCTTCATGTGCGCAAAAGGATGGCGAGGCAAGACACGTTTCAACCCCTCGGGCATTGCTTCTTACGTAAGAGAATACCAGCACAAGCCACCATCCAGTCTGCTAGAAGGTAGAGGCACAGAGAGTGGTACCCATGTTGACATTCTTGGGAACTTTGCCTTGATCGAGGATGTTCTACGAGTTGCTGCTGGTGCCTCAGGTACAGAGTTAGGTGGTGATAGAATTTATTCGGGTATCATAGAAATGTCGGAACAGATAGATATTCAGCTATGA
- the LOC107875628 gene encoding protein saal1, whose amino-acid sequence MSIPPESEYQSSTHHPPAPSDELFDITTTVDPSYIISLIRKLLPENVKHGDQSCCIDKSENMKNVETFVEQSVDDKLYSQNEREGVAAGEDAWEEFGCILWDLAASKTHAEFMVENFALEVLLATLMVSKSSRITEISLGIIGNLACHDVPRKKITSTNGLIGAVLQQLFLDDTPCLCEACRLLTLFLPSDESVFLAEALQPEQILSRILWIVENTLNVQLLEKSINLLLAIAESKQDVVAILLPPLFKLGLLRILVDLLSVEISKLMEERSPERCSILDLILQTIEALSVIDDYSQEICSNKELFQLLVQLIKHPDKAEFAHSCVTASVLTANILTDATYLALEISQDRLFLQGLVDVFPFASDDIEARSAIWSILARLLARILKTDMSPSDLHQHVSVLTSKSEVVEDELLNYNVDDSSEDHRGSTKLISRTFALNRIVEILSQWRTLDDHLKETLSMEGCYVSERDVDKMLHYCCKYAKSTAGTHG is encoded by the exons ATGTCAATTCCACCGGAATCAGAATATCAGAGCAGTACTCATCACCCTCCTGCTCCTTCCGACGAG CTGTTTGATATAACAACCACAGTTGATCCCAGTTATATAATATCTTTGATCCGGAAACTCCTACCAGAAAATGTGAAGCATGGAGACCAGAGCTGTTGTATTGATAAGTCTGAAAATATGAAGAATGTTGAAACATTTGTTGAACAATCAGTAGATGACAAGTTGTATAGTCAAAATGAGCGTGAGGGTGTAGCAGCGGGAGAAGATGCTTGGGAAGAGTTTGGCTGCATTTTATGGGATCTAGCGGCTAGTAAAACTCACGCTGAATTCATG GTTGAAAACTTTGCTCTTGAAGTGCTTTTGGCGACTCTGATGGTCTCAAAATCTTCACGGATTACT GAAATTAGCCTTGGTATTATTGGGAACCTAGCTTGCCATGATGTTCCGCGAAAAAAGATCACTTCTACGAATGGTCTGATTGGAGCAGTGTTGCAACAATTGTTTCTAGATGACACACCATGTCTTTGTGAAGCATGCCG GCTGTTAACTTTATTTCTTCCAAGCGACGAAAGTGTTTTTTTGGCGGAAGCTCTGCAACCTGAACAAATTTTATCTCGTATTTTATGGATTGTAGAGAACACTTTGAACGTCCAGCTTCTTGAGAAG AGCATTAATCTTCTCTTAGCAATAGCAGAAAGTAAGCAGGATGTTGTTGCAATATTGCTACCACCACTGTTTAAGTTAGGCCTCCTAAGAATTCTGGTTGATCTCCTATCTGTcgagataagcaagttaatggaAGAAAGATCACCTGAAAG GTGTTCTATTCTAGATTTGATTCTTCAGACTATTGAAGCACTTTCTGTCATTGATGATTATTCACAAGAAATCTGCTCAAACAAGGAACTCTTCCAGTTACTTGTTCAGTTGATCAAGCATCCGGATAAAGCTGAG TTTGCCCACTCTTGCGTTACTGCTTCAGTTTTGACAGCAAATATTCTGACTGATGCAACTTATCTGGCTTTGGAGATATCACAAG ACAGGCTTTTCTTACAGGGTTTAGTTGATGTGTTTCCTTTTGCTTCTGATGATATCGAAGCACGAAGTGCAATTTGGAGCATTCTTGCAAGGTTACtggctcgaattctgaaaactgaTATGAGTCCTTCAGATCTGCACCAGCATGTCTCAGTTCTTACAAGCAAGTCAGAGGTGGTTGAAGATGAACTTCTTAACTACAATGTTGATGATTCCAGCGAAGACCATAGAGGTTCCACCAAATTAATATCAAGAACATTTGCT CTAAACCGAATTGTTGAAATTTTAAGTCAATGGAGAACCCTTGATGACCACTTGAAGGAAACTCTTTCTATGGAGGGATGCTATGTCAGTGAAAGAGATGTCGATAAAATGTTGCACTACTGTTGCAAATATGCCAA GTCTACTGCAGGAACTCATGGATGA
- the LOC107875627 gene encoding SRSF protein kinase 2 — MAEESERNGGDGSETSDYTSEDEGTEDYKRGGYHAVRIGDAFKHGRYVVQSKLGWGHFSTVWLAWDIQKSRYVALKVQKSAQHYTEAAMDEIAILKQIAEGDPDDKKCVVKLLDHFKHSGPNGQHVCMVFEYLGDNLLTLIKYSDYRGLPIHKVKEICCHILVGLDYLHRQLSIIHTDLKPENVLLLSMIDPAKDPTKSGTPVVLPSNKSKILSESGASKDVKSLNGDLTKNQKKKIRKKAKRVAQKCTDKEASEETEPDNKVSGPEGSTRDDKPAANSVEEQTSVKASEDVSTVEGRQRIQRHKRGSRSDRRKLLADVDLKCKLVDFGNACWTYKQFTSDIQTRQYRCPEVILGAKYSTSADLWSLACICFELTTGDVLFDPHSGDNYDRDEDHLALMMELLGQMPRKIALGGRHSREFFNRYGDLRHIRRLQFWTLGKVLMEKYAFREQDVNEMADFLIPILDFVPEKRPTAAQCLNHPWITGRPQHLAPSSINSLSEATENHGSKKNGEKDERETMQVRVGNIAIDGVAGPVKASQSSNLAKKT; from the exons ATGGCAGAAGAATCGGAGAGGAACGGCGGCGATGGAAGTGAGACGAGTGATTATACATCGGAAGACGAAGGAACGGAAGACTACAAGCGCGGTGGATATCACGCTGTACGAATCGGAGATGCATTCAAACATGGACGATATGTAGTGCAGAGCAAGCTTGGTTGGGGCCATTTTTCAACTGTTTGGCTCGCTTGGGACATCCAAAAATCT AGATATGTAGCTCTGAAAGTTCAAAAGAGTGCTCAGCATTATACTGAAGCAGCAATGGACGAGATTGCAATATTAAAGCAGATTGCTGAGGGAGATCCAGATGATAAGAAGTGTGTAGTGAAGCTGTTGGATCACTTCAAGCATTCTGGTCCTAATGGGCAGCATGTTTGTATGGTATTTGAATACTTGGGAGATAATCTTTTGACACTTATCAAGTATTCAGACTACCGAGGGCTCCCTATTCACAAAGTTAAAGAAATATGCTGTCATATTTTAGTGGGTTTGGATTATTTGCATCGCCAGCTTTCCATCATACACACAGACTTAAAGCCAGAAAATGTATTGCTTCTATCAATGATTGATCCAGCTAAAGATCCTACAAAGTCAGGTACTCCTGTCGTTCTTCCTTCCAATAAAAGTAAGATTCTCTCTGAATCTGGGGCTTCTAAAGATGTGAAGAGTTTAAACGGTGACTTGACCAAAAACCAGAAAAAGAAAATTCGAAAAAAAGCTAAGCGGGTAGCTCAAAAGTGTACCGACAAGGAAGCTTCTGAGGAGACTGAACCAGATAATAAAGTTAGTGGTCCTGAAGGCTCTACTCGTGATGACAAACCTGCAGCAAACTCAGTTGAGGAACAAACTAGTGTTAAAGCCAGTGAAGATGTCTCAACAGTGGAAGGGCGCCAAAGAATTCAGAGGCATAAACGAGGCAGCCGTTCCGATAGGCGGAAGCTACTGGCTGATGTTGACCTTAAGTGCAAATTAGTTGACTTTGGTAATGCATGTTGGACGTATAAACAGTTTACAAGTGATATCCAGACTAGACAGTATAGATGTCCGGAGGTTATCCTGGGTGCTAAATATTCTACTTCAGCAGATCTTTGGTCCCTTGCTTGTATTTGCTTTGAGCTCACCACGGGTGATGTTCTTTTTGATCCTCACAGTGGTGACAATTATGATAGGGATGAG GATCACTTGGCCCTCATGATGGAGCTTCTGGGTCAGATGCCACGCAAG ATTGCCTTAGGTGGACGCCATTCACGAGAATTTTTTAACCGATATGGAGATCTGAGGCACATCAGGCGCTTGCAGTTCTGGACTCTCGGTAAAGTGCTTATGGAAAAATATGCTTTCCGCGAACAAGATGTGAATGAGATGGCAGACTTCCTTATACCTATTCTTGACTTTGTGCCTGAGAAAAGACCGACTGCGGCTCAATGTCTTAATCATCCATGGATTACTGGACGCCCTCAACATCTTGCTCCTTCTTCGATTAATTCTCTATCAGAAGCAACTGAAAACCATGGTTCGAAGAAAAACGGTGAGAAGGATGAAAGGGAGACGATGCAAGTTAGAGTGGGTAATATTGCAATTGATGGGGTTGCAGGGCCAGTCAAAGCTTCTCAATCTTCAAATCTTGCTAAGAAGACATAG